The Flavobacterium commune genome contains a region encoding:
- a CDS encoding phosphoribosylaminoimidazolesuccinocarboxamide synthase: protein MSNTITTTNFNFPGQKSVYRGKVREVYNINDELLVMVATDRLSAFDVVLPKGIPYKGQILNQIATKFMELTQDIVPNWLIATPDPSVAVGHLCEPFKVEMVIRGYLSGHASREYAAGKRQICGVAMAEGLKENDKFPEPIITPTTKADNGEHDADISREDILSKGIVSEEDYLVLEKYTRALFQRGTEIAASRGLILVDTKYEFGKTKDGQIVLIDEIHTPDSSRYFYAEGYQERQDNGQEQKQLSKEFVRRWLIENGFQGQEGQQIPEMTDAYIETVSDRYIELYENIIGEKFVKADISNINERIEKNVLAYLSGQK, encoded by the coding sequence ATGAGTAATACAATCACTACTACTAATTTTAATTTTCCAGGGCAAAAATCAGTTTACAGAGGGAAAGTAAGAGAAGTTTATAATATTAATGACGAATTATTAGTAATGGTGGCAACCGACAGGCTTTCGGCTTTTGATGTTGTTTTACCAAAAGGAATTCCGTATAAAGGACAAATCCTAAACCAAATTGCTACTAAATTCATGGAGTTGACTCAGGATATTGTTCCAAACTGGTTGATTGCTACTCCGGATCCAAGTGTTGCTGTAGGTCATTTATGTGAGCCTTTCAAGGTAGAAATGGTTATTAGAGGTTATTTATCAGGTCATGCTTCACGCGAATATGCTGCTGGAAAAAGGCAAATTTGTGGAGTAGCGATGGCCGAAGGTCTAAAAGAAAATGATAAATTTCCGGAGCCAATTATCACACCAACTACAAAAGCCGATAATGGAGAACACGATGCTGATATTTCCAGAGAAGACATTCTTTCTAAAGGAATCGTAAGTGAAGAAGATTATTTGGTTTTAGAGAAATATACCAGAGCTTTGTTTCAAAGAGGAACTGAAATTGCTGCCAGCCGCGGATTGATTTTAGTGGATACCAAATATGAATTTGGAAAAACAAAAGACGGACAAATTGTGTTGATTGACGAAATCCATACTCCGGATTCTTCCCGTTATTTTTATGCCGAAGGTTATCAGGAAAGACAAGACAACGGACAAGAGCAAAAACAATTATCGAAAGAATTTGTACGTCGTTGGTTAATTGAAAATGGTTTCCAAGGACAAGAAGGACAACAAATTCCTGAAATGACGGATGCTTATATCGAAACGGTTTCGGACAGATATATTGAATTATATGAAAATATCATTGGAGAAAAATTTGTAAAAGCTGATATTTCGAACATCAATGAAAGAATCGAAAAGAATGTTTTGGCTTATTTATCAGGCCAAAAATAA
- a CDS encoding HAD family hydrolase, whose protein sequence is MIKENIKVIISDLDGTLLNSDHRISDYTKEVFRELYNQNYLIIVATGRHHLDAMPIIETLGFPIYLVTSNGARIHAPNKELLFATNMESEAVKSVLEMDIPAEFTTVLFKENVWQTNKHNDKLLEFQTELNYVPELVNYKEVTDFDVIKIFFTHESHGKLIELREMILEKHPDIFSHAFSLPHCLEFMDKSVDKSVAIARILEMENYQFHQSVSFGDGYNDERMLTSTAKGLLMGNAPDSLKNKLSHLEVILKNHEDGVANYLADKILNNVSLEAK, encoded by the coding sequence ATGATAAAAGAAAATATAAAAGTAATCATTAGTGATTTAGACGGAACATTATTAAACAGTGACCACCGAATTTCAGATTACACCAAAGAGGTTTTTAGAGAATTATACAATCAGAATTATTTAATTATTGTTGCTACAGGTCGTCATCATTTAGACGCCATGCCTATAATTGAAACTTTAGGTTTCCCTATTTATTTAGTAACTTCTAACGGAGCCCGAATTCATGCACCAAATAAAGAATTGCTTTTTGCCACTAACATGGAAAGTGAGGCTGTGAAATCGGTTTTGGAAATGGATATTCCTGCCGAATTTACTACCGTTCTTTTTAAAGAAAATGTTTGGCAAACCAATAAACACAATGATAAATTATTAGAATTTCAAACAGAACTGAATTATGTTCCTGAATTGGTAAACTATAAAGAAGTAACCGATTTTGACGTAATTAAAATATTTTTTACTCACGAAAGTCATGGGAAATTAATTGAGTTAAGAGAAATGATTCTGGAGAAACATCCTGATATTTTTAGTCATGCTTTTAGTTTGCCGCATTGTTTGGAATTTATGGATAAATCAGTTGATAAAAGTGTGGCAATTGCCCGTATTTTAGAAATGGAAAACTATCAATTTCATCAGTCAGTTTCTTTTGGAGATGGTTATAATGACGAAAGAATGCTAACCTCTACAGCTAAAGGTTTATTGATGGGTAATGCTCCTGATAGTTTGAAAAATAAATTGTCTCACCTTGAAGTAATTTTAAAAAATCATGAAGATGGTGTTGCTAATTATTTGGCTGATAAAATTTTGAATAATGTGAGTTTGGAAGCTAAATAA
- a CDS encoding DUF4294 domain-containing protein, translating to MKSVYFLIFFLFVSFYGFSQGVVPYDPNAMGYVLTEKDSVLSDTIRLPEIIISNEKLDPEAKKQYLILQSRVYRTYPYAKLAADRLVNLNKGMDRLTSEREKKRYFKIVEDYLTNEFEARLKKLSRSQGRILVKLIHRQTGTTTYELIKKLKSGWKAFWSNTAASMFDINLKSEYAPFESNEDYLIENILKEAFETGRLPNQPAATPVDVDKLNEYWESKLSAKP from the coding sequence ATGAAATCTGTTTATTTTTTAATATTCTTTTTATTTGTATCATTTTATGGTTTTAGTCAGGGAGTAGTACCTTATGACCCCAATGCCATGGGATATGTGCTGACCGAAAAAGACAGTGTATTAAGTGATACAATAAGACTGCCTGAGATTATTATTTCAAATGAAAAACTCGATCCTGAAGCTAAAAAGCAATACCTCATTTTGCAAAGTCGTGTTTACAGAACCTATCCTTATGCTAAATTAGCTGCTGATAGACTGGTGAATTTGAATAAAGGGATGGATCGTCTTACATCTGAAAGAGAAAAGAAAAGGTATTTTAAAATAGTTGAAGACTATCTTACTAATGAGTTTGAAGCTAGGCTTAAAAAATTGTCTCGTAGTCAGGGACGAATTTTAGTAAAGCTAATCCATCGCCAGACAGGAACAACGACTTATGAATTGATTAAGAAATTGAAAAGTGGCTGGAAAGCTTTCTGGTCTAATACAGCAGCGAGTATGTTTGATATCAATTTGAAATCTGAATATGCACCTTTTGAATCTAACGAGGATTATTTAATAGAAAATATTCTCAAAGAAGCCTTTGAAACCGGTCGATTACCAAATCAGCCGGCAGCAACTCCTGTAGATGTGGATAAGTTAAATGAGTATTGGGAATCTAAATTGTCTGCTAAACCTTAA
- a CDS encoding M42 family metallopeptidase has protein sequence MSTKSILNNDSMAFLESYLNNASPTGYESSGQKIWMEYLKPYVDTFMTDTYGTAVGIINPDAPFKVVIEGHADEISWYVNYITEDGLIYVIRNGGSDHQIAPSKRVNIHTKNGIVKGVFGWPAIHTRNRDKEENPKISNIFIDLGCETKEQVEKLGVHVGCVITYPDEFIVLNENKLVCRAIDNRMGGFMIAEVARLLHENKVKLPFGLYITNAVQEEVGLRGAEMITQTIKPNVAIITDVCHDSTTPMIDKKIEGETKIGKGPVITYAPAVQNNLRDLIITTAEEKEIPFQRLASSRVTGTDTDAFAYSNGGVASALISLPLRYMHTTVEMVHKEDVENVIKLIYETILKIENNETFSYFK, from the coding sequence ATGAGTACAAAATCAATACTGAACAATGATTCAATGGCTTTTTTAGAAAGCTACCTTAATAATGCTTCGCCAACAGGTTACGAAAGCAGTGGACAAAAGATATGGATGGAATATCTTAAGCCGTATGTTGATACTTTTATGACCGACACCTACGGAACAGCTGTAGGAATCATCAACCCGGACGCTCCTTTTAAAGTTGTAATTGAAGGTCACGCCGATGAAATTTCCTGGTATGTAAATTATATTACCGAAGACGGTTTGATATACGTAATTAGAAACGGAGGTTCTGATCACCAAATTGCACCTTCAAAACGTGTAAACATTCATACTAAAAATGGTATTGTAAAAGGTGTTTTCGGTTGGCCAGCTATACACACCCGAAACAGAGACAAGGAAGAAAACCCAAAAATCAGCAATATCTTTATTGATTTAGGTTGCGAAACTAAAGAACAGGTTGAAAAACTAGGTGTTCATGTGGGGTGTGTGATTACTTATCCCGACGAATTTATAGTTTTAAACGAAAACAAATTAGTTTGTCGAGCTATCGATAATCGCATGGGTGGTTTTATGATTGCTGAAGTTGCCCGACTTTTGCATGAAAACAAAGTAAAATTACCTTTTGGATTGTATATTACCAATGCCGTTCAGGAAGAAGTAGGTTTGCGTGGTGCCGAAATGATTACACAAACCATAAAACCAAATGTTGCCATTATTACTGATGTGTGCCACGATTCTACTACTCCAATGATTGATAAGAAAATCGAAGGCGAAACAAAAATTGGTAAAGGGCCGGTTATTACTTATGCTCCGGCTGTACAAAACAATTTGAGAGACTTAATTATTACTACTGCCGAAGAAAAAGAAATTCCTTTTCAACGTCTGGCTTCTTCACGCGTTACAGGAACCGATACTGATGCTTTTGCCTACAGTAATGGCGGAGTGGCTTCGGCTTTGATTTCTCTTCCGTTGCGTTACATGCACACCACAGTCGAAATGGTACATAAAGAAGATGTTGAAAACGTAATCAAATTGATTTATGAAACGATACTTAAAATAGAGAACAATGAAACTTTCTCTTATTTTAAATAA